The Ornithorhynchus anatinus isolate Pmale09 chromosome 1, mOrnAna1.pri.v4, whole genome shotgun sequence genome includes a window with the following:
- the LOC114810157 gene encoding SRA stem-loop-interacting RNA-binding protein, mitochondrial, translated as MAAVSGQAVGRAAWGLRGPVLFVTRLPWTAATGEIKEHFSQFGHIRRCLLPFDKETGFHRGFCWVGFSSEEELQNALQHESHLIDGVKLYVQRQQYRKAFSNPPKKDQGDY; from the exons ATGGCGGCGGTGTCGGGCCAGGCGGTGGGCCGTGCGGCCTGGGGCCTGCGGGGGCCGGTCCTCTTCGTCACCCGCCTCCCCTGGACCGCCGCCACCG GTGAGATCAAAGAACACTTTTCCCAGTTCGGGCACATCCGCAGATGCCTCCTACCTTTT GACAAAGAGACGGGCTTCCACAGAGGTTTTTGCTGGGTTGGGTTTTCTTCAGAAGAAGAACTTCAGAACGCTTTACAGCACGAAAGTCATCTGATCGACGGAGTTAAA CTCTACGTTCAGCGTCAACAATACAGAAAGGCTTTCTCCAACCCACCGAAGAAGGACCAGGGAGATTACTAA
- the SNW1 gene encoding SNW domain-containing protein 1 encodes MALTSFLPAPTQLSQDQLEAEERARSQRARQTALVASRREPPPYGYRKGWIPRLLEDFGDGGAFPEIHVAQYPLDMGRKKKMSNALAIQVDSEGKIKYDAIARQGQSKDKVIYSKYTDLVPKEVMNADDPDLQRPDEEAIKEITEKTRVALEKSVSQKVAAAMPVRAADKLAPAQYIRYTPSQQGVAFNSGAKQRVIRMVEMQKDPMEPPRFKINKKIPRGPPSPPAPVMHSPSRKMTVKEQQEWKIPPCISNWKNAKGYTIPLDKRLAADGRGLQTVHINENFAKLAEALYIADRKAREAVEMRAQVERKMAQKEKEKHEEKLREMAQKARERRAGIKTHVEKEDGEARERDEIRHDRRKERQHDRNLSRAAPDKRSKLQRNENRDISEVIALGVPNPRTSNEVQYDQRLFNQTKGMDSGFAGGEDEIYNVYDQAWRNKDMAQSIYRPSKNVDKDMYGDDLEARIKTNRFVPDKEFAGSDRRQRGREGPVQFEEDPFGLDKFLEEAKQHGGSKRPSDSGRPKEHDHEGKKRRKE; translated from the exons CTTCCTACCCGCGCCCACGCAGCTGTCTCAGGACCAGCTCGAGGCCGAGGAACGGGCAAGATCCCAGAGGGCGCGACAGACGGCCCTGGTGGCATCCCGCAGGGAGCCTCCCCCGTACGGCTATCGGAAAGGCTGGATCCCGCGACTACTAGAG GATTTTGGAGATGGAGGAGCTTTTCCAGAGATCCACGTGGCCCAGTACCCACTGGATATGGGGCGAAAGAAAAAAATGTCCAATGCACTGGCTATTCAGGTGGATTCCGAAGGAAAAATTAAATATGACGCCATCGCTCGACAGGGCCAATCAAAAGATAAG GTCATTTACAGCAAGTACACAGACCTGGTTCCCAAGGAGGTCATGAATGCAGATGATCCAGACCTGCAGAGACCTGACGAAGAAGCCATCAAAGAG ATAACAGAGAAGACCCGGGTCGCCCTGGAGAAATCAGTCTCCCAAAAAGTGGCTGCGGCCATGCCGGTCCGAGCAGCCGACAAACTGGCCCCGGCTCAGTACATCCG GTACACCCCGTCTCAGCAAGGGGTAGCTTTCAACTCCGGAGCTAAGCAGCGCGTCATTCGAATGGTGGAGATGCAGAAAGATCCCATGGAGCCTCCCAGATTTAA GATTAACAAGAAAATTCCCCGAGGTCCGCCTTCTCCGCCGGCACCCGTCATGCACTCCCCCAGCAGAAAG ATGACCGTGAAGGAGCAACAAGAGTGGAAAATTCCTCCCTGTATTTCCAACTGGAAAAATGCAAAG GGGTACACCATTCCCTTGGACAAACGTCTGGCCGCCGACGGGAGAGGACTTCAGACAGTTCACATTAATGAAAACTTCGCCAAACTGGCTGAAGCTCTTTACATTGCTGACAGAAAG GCTCGTGAGGCCGTGGAGATGCGCGCTCAAGTGGAGAGGAAGATGGcccaaaaagaaaaggaaaagcatgAAGAGAAGCTCCGAGAAATGGCCcagaaagccagggagaggagagccgGAATCAAAACCCATGTAGAGAAAG AGGATGGGGAGGCCCGAGAGAGGGATGAAATTCGACATGACAGGCGCAAAGAAAGACAACACGACAGAAATCTCTCCAGAGCGGCCCCAGACAAGAG GTCAAAACTACAGAGGAATGAGAATCGAGACATCAGTGAAGTAATTGCGCTTGGCGTGCCCAATCCTCGCACATCCAACGAAGTCCAGTATGACCAGAGACTCTTCAACCAGACCAAG GGCATGGACAGCGGATTTGCCGGGGGCGAAGACGAAATTTATAACGTCTATGATCAAGCCTGGAGAAATAAAGACATGGCCCAGAGCATCTACCGACCCAGCAAAAACGTGGACAAAGACATGTACGGCGATGACCTAGAGGCCCGAATCAAAACCAACAG GTTCGTTCCCGATAAAGAGTTTGCCGGCTCCGACCGGAGGCAGAGAGGCCGAGAGGGACCCGTTCAGTTTGAGGAAGACCCCTTTGGTCTGGACAAATTCTTGGAAGAAGCCAAACAGCACGGGGGTTCCAAGAGGCCCTCGGATAGCGGCCGCCCAAAGGAACACGATCACGAGGGCAAAAAACGAAGGAAGGAGTGA